Proteins from a genomic interval of Flammeovirgaceae bacterium SG7u.111:
- a CDS encoding cytochrome c, whose amino-acid sequence MNPKHYSFLSKAKLAFFIASISSLILLNSCSDDGPAGDDPTEELPSNLVYSVNQLELQKGLAGTSVEPTLKGNSPFTFKVSSEPDNGGAVTIDNEGVISVANTLAVGSYDLKITVSNTVGTAEFENAFSIVISDRAEVTFAANVKTIIENNCSSCHTTGSQPQFIDYQTAKNNVDNILDRIQREQGEGGFMPQGRSKLPQDDIDAIKLWKADGLKE is encoded by the coding sequence ATGAATCCCAAACATTACTCATTTCTATCAAAGGCTAAACTAGCTTTTTTTATCGCATCAATTAGTTCGTTGATTTTACTAAACTCTTGTAGCGACGACGGTCCTGCTGGAGATGACCCAACAGAGGAGTTGCCTTCAAATTTGGTCTATTCTGTAAACCAATTAGAGTTACAGAAAGGTTTGGCTGGAACATCTGTTGAGCCAACGCTCAAAGGGAATTCTCCATTTACTTTTAAAGTAAGCTCAGAACCCGACAACGGCGGGGCTGTCACTATTGATAATGAGGGCGTGATTTCTGTGGCAAACACCTTGGCAGTGGGAAGTTATGACCTCAAAATTACAGTAAGTAACACCGTTGGGACTGCCGAATTTGAGAATGCTTTTTCGATTGTCATCAGTGACAGGGCTGAAGTGACTTTTGCTGCAAATGTAAAAACGATCATAGAAAACAACTGTTCATCTTGCCATACTACTGGCTCACAACCTCAGTTCATCGATTATCAGACAGCAAAAAACAACGTTGATAACATTTTGGATAGAATCCAGAGAGAACAAGGCGAAGGAGGTTTTATGCCTCAGGGAAGGTCAAAACTTCCCCAAGATGATATTGATGCCATTAAGCTTTGGAAAGCAGATGGGTTGAAAGAATAA
- a CDS encoding DUF5777 family beta-barrel protein, with amino-acid sequence MKKLILTLCLFVPLLTFAQDDLESLLNEISADSARRNYVTSAYKSTHVINMQSTELKAPGSLEFRISHRFGPVNGGAYQLFGLDQATIRLSFEYGFNDWISAGFGRSTYEKTYDFFSKFALLKQQTGKVNMPISLLYYIDMAINGLRNEDPTREYAFSTRMSYVHQLIIGRKFSDRASLLFSPTLVHKNLVATTDDQNITYALGFAGRLKISNRVALTTEYIYRVPPSEEPPSYTNFHDSFSVGVDIETGGHVFQIHLSNSLPMFDRAFITETNQRWEDGGVHLGFNITRDFQLKK; translated from the coding sequence ATGAAAAAACTGATACTAACTCTCTGCTTATTTGTACCACTGCTGACATTTGCTCAAGATGACCTCGAAAGTTTACTTAATGAAATTTCTGCAGATTCTGCTAGAAGAAACTATGTGACTTCTGCGTACAAATCCACCCATGTGATCAACATGCAAAGTACCGAACTGAAAGCGCCCGGATCTTTAGAATTTCGTATATCCCACCGTTTCGGGCCGGTAAATGGAGGGGCATACCAGCTTTTTGGTTTGGACCAGGCTACTATCCGACTGAGCTTTGAATATGGCTTTAACGACTGGATAAGTGCAGGATTTGGACGAAGTACGTATGAGAAAACGTACGATTTCTTTTCCAAATTTGCTTTGCTCAAACAGCAAACGGGGAAGGTGAATATGCCAATATCCTTGCTCTATTATATCGATATGGCAATAAATGGATTGAGAAACGAAGACCCCACTCGGGAGTATGCTTTTTCCACTAGGATGTCGTACGTTCACCAGCTTATTATTGGCAGGAAGTTTTCAGATAGAGCATCTTTGCTTTTCTCACCAACACTTGTCCATAAAAACCTAGTAGCGACCACTGATGACCAAAATATAACCTATGCCTTGGGCTTTGCCGGAAGGCTCAAAATTTCGAACAGGGTAGCGCTTACTACCGAATATATTTACAGAGTTCCGCCAAGTGAGGAGCCTCCCTCTTATACCAATTTCCACGATTCATTTTCCGTGGGAGTTGACATAGAAACAGGCGGTCATGTATTCCAAATTCATCTAAGTAATTCACTTCCTATGTTCGACAGAGCATTTATTACCGAAACCAACCAGCGCTGGGAAGATGGTGGCGTTCATTTAGGATTTAATATCACTCGTGATTTTCAACTCAAAAAGTAG
- a CDS encoding YceI family protein, whose product MKKYILILLLLTGSLTVNAQEKMKLANSEVSFFSSAPMEDIAAMNKATSGIIDFETKKFVMAVPIKDFEFDKSLMQEHFNENYMESDKYPKGVLKGSFTGDVDLGKDGEYKLEAMGELDIHGKTMERTIPVTLTVKDGKATIYSEFTVKLEDHKIKIPKVVFMNIAEEIEVKIKSELVEI is encoded by the coding sequence ATGAAAAAGTATATTCTTATTCTATTACTGTTAACAGGTAGTTTAACAGTAAACGCCCAAGAAAAAATGAAGTTGGCAAATTCAGAAGTCAGCTTCTTCTCTTCTGCACCTATGGAAGATATCGCTGCGATGAATAAGGCTACAAGTGGAATCATAGATTTTGAGACGAAAAAATTTGTGATGGCAGTCCCTATCAAGGACTTTGAGTTTGACAAGTCGCTGATGCAAGAGCATTTCAATGAAAACTACATGGAGAGCGATAAATACCCCAAAGGCGTGTTGAAAGGTTCTTTTACGGGTGATGTTGACTTGGGAAAAGATGGAGAATACAAGCTAGAGGCTATGGGAGAATTGGACATCCATGGAAAGACAATGGAACGAACCATTCCAGTAACCCTCACAGTGAAAGATGGGAAAGCTACTATTTATTCCGAATTCACTGTAAAACTTGAAGATCATAAAATCAAAATACCTAAAGTGGTGTTTATGAATATCGCAGAAGAAATTGAAGTTAAGATCAAAAGTGAACTGGTGGAGATTTAG
- a CDS encoding YceI family protein, whose protein sequence is MQKYILILFLTVSSQLASAQGKFKLAGSEVNFFSSAPLEHISAINKNAIGVIDFDKKEFLIRVPIKGFVFSKSLMQEHFNENYMESDTYPSGILKGSFTGDVNLKKDGEYELEAVGDLELHGKVDKRTIPVTLIVKKGKASIRSAFNVKLVDHDIEIPQVVSRNIAEEIVVKINSDLVGI, encoded by the coding sequence ATGCAAAAGTATATTCTTATACTATTTTTAACAGTTAGTAGCCAATTGGCAAGTGCTCAAGGGAAATTCAAACTTGCAGGTTCAGAAGTTAATTTTTTCTCCTCAGCTCCTTTAGAACATATTTCCGCAATCAATAAAAATGCTATTGGGGTGATAGATTTTGATAAAAAAGAATTTCTTATCCGAGTGCCTATCAAAGGTTTTGTGTTCTCCAAGTCCCTAATGCAAGAGCATTTCAACGAAAACTATATGGAAAGCGATACGTATCCGAGTGGAATTTTAAAAGGTTCTTTTACAGGTGATGTTAACTTAAAAAAAGATGGGGAATATGAGCTAGAGGCTGTAGGAGATTTGGAACTCCATGGGAAGGTAGACAAACGAACTATTCCTGTTACCTTAATTGTAAAAAAAGGAAAGGCTAGCATTCGTTCTGCATTTAATGTCAAATTGGTGGATCACGATATTGAAATCCCACAAGTGGTGTCTAGGAACATTGCCGAAGAAATAGTGGTAAAAATAAATAGTGATTTGGTAGGGATTTAG
- a CDS encoding SRPBCC domain-containing protein — MSKSQDPVIVEQAFSSSKEELWKAITEMEQMKKWFFENIPAFKAEVGFQTSFNVLAGERNFPHRWTILEVIPQEKIVYDWKYDGYEGEGLVTFELEETEGKTLLKLTAEGMETFPQEIPEFSRESCQGGWNYFIKEQLKEYLI, encoded by the coding sequence ATGAGCAAATCGCAAGATCCCGTAATCGTAGAACAGGCCTTTTCCTCCTCAAAAGAAGAACTCTGGAAAGCCATTACCGAAATGGAACAAATGAAAAAATGGTTCTTTGAAAACATTCCTGCTTTTAAAGCTGAGGTCGGATTTCAAACGAGCTTCAACGTACTAGCTGGGGAGCGGAATTTTCCCCACCGCTGGACGATTCTGGAAGTAATTCCCCAAGAGAAAATAGTCTACGATTGGAAATACGATGGATATGAAGGAGAAGGCTTGGTCACGTTTGAGCTAGAAGAAACCGAAGGGAAAACCCTGCTAAAACTGACGGCAGAGGGTATGGAGACTTTCCCTCAAGAAATACCTGAGTTCTCAAGGGAAAGTTGCCAAGGTGGATGGAATTACTTTATAAAAGAACAATTGAAGGAGTATCTAATCTAA
- the rpiA gene encoding ribose 5-phosphate isomerase A, whose translation MNWKSTIIKDLAWGTKISNREDKEAIAAKVVQLVKYRDVIGFGSGSTSALAIEAIGKRVREEKLEIIAIPTSHEVEMACVKNDIQTGSFLKYQPDWCFDGADEIDPDKNLIKGRGGAMVKEKLLMSAASKTYILADKSKFVSNLGEKFAVPIEVLPIAVNSLENSLLSLGASTISLRIGIKKDGPVMTENGNFILDVNFKNIGKELEKEINMLPGVLDNGLFMNFPIEVLTAN comes from the coding sequence ATGAACTGGAAAAGTACGATTATCAAAGACTTGGCTTGGGGCACAAAGATTTCTAATAGGGAGGACAAAGAAGCGATAGCCGCTAAAGTGGTCCAGTTGGTCAAATATCGAGATGTCATCGGTTTTGGATCGGGTTCAACCAGTGCGTTGGCTATTGAAGCGATAGGGAAGAGGGTAAGGGAGGAAAAGCTGGAAATCATTGCGATACCGACTTCCCATGAAGTGGAAATGGCTTGTGTGAAAAATGACATCCAGACTGGTTCTTTTTTAAAATATCAACCAGATTGGTGTTTCGATGGGGCAGACGAAATTGACCCTGATAAGAATTTGATAAAAGGAAGGGGTGGGGCAATGGTGAAAGAAAAACTGCTTATGTCTGCTGCAAGTAAAACATATATCTTAGCAGACAAGTCTAAGTTTGTCAGTAACTTGGGGGAAAAGTTTGCTGTTCCTATCGAGGTTTTGCCAATAGCGGTCAATAGTTTAGAAAACTCGCTTTTGTCCCTTGGAGCAAGCACTATTTCGTTAAGAATTGGGATTAAGAAAGATGGCCCTGTAATGACTGAAAATGGGAACTTTATTCTCGATGTCAATTTTAAAAACATTGGAAAAGAGCTGGAAAAAGAAATCAATATGCTGCCAGGAGTGTTAGATAATGGATTATTTATGAATTTCCCCATAGAAGTACTTACCGCAAATTAA